A portion of the Natronococcus sp. AD-5 genome contains these proteins:
- the nucS gene encoding endonuclease NucS — MTVGTQPPQATTLERPALEAAREAVADGIEREAMITVFGRCTVDYDGRASSTLEAGDRHLMLKPDGAALVHTAEGQQPVNWQPPGCDHAVRCEDDALVIESLRSTPDERLLVSFQRVLQVSTFAGSDPNEIALVGTEEDLKQRILEEPSLLESGFTPLATERDTPAGAVDIYGEDSTGRSVVVELKRRRVGPDAVSQLRRYVDALERDLHADAAVRGILVAPSVTDRADRLLVQHDLEFVSLEPTGG, encoded by the coding sequence GTGACAGTCGGTACCCAGCCCCCGCAGGCGACCACGCTCGAGCGACCCGCCCTCGAGGCCGCCCGCGAGGCGGTCGCCGACGGGATCGAGCGCGAGGCCATGATCACCGTCTTCGGTCGCTGTACCGTCGACTACGACGGCCGCGCCTCGAGCACCCTCGAGGCCGGCGACCGCCACCTCATGCTCAAACCCGACGGCGCGGCCCTGGTCCACACCGCCGAAGGACAGCAGCCGGTCAACTGGCAGCCGCCGGGCTGCGACCACGCGGTCCGCTGCGAGGACGACGCGCTCGTGATCGAGAGCCTGCGCTCGACGCCGGACGAGCGGCTGCTCGTCTCCTTCCAGCGCGTGCTCCAGGTCTCGACGTTCGCGGGATCGGACCCGAACGAGATCGCGCTCGTCGGCACGGAGGAGGACCTCAAACAGCGGATCCTCGAGGAGCCGTCGCTGCTCGAATCCGGCTTCACCCCGCTGGCGACCGAGCGCGACACGCCGGCCGGCGCGGTCGACATCTACGGCGAGGATTCGACGGGGCGCTCGGTCGTCGTCGAACTCAAGCGCCGCCGCGTCGGCCCGGACGCGGTGAGCCAGCTCCGTCGGTACGTCGACGCCCTCGAGCGCGACCTCCACGCCGACGCCGCCGTCCGCGGGATCCTCGTCGCGCCGTCGGTGACCGACCGGGCCGACCGACTGTTGGTCCAGCACGACCTCGAGTTCGTCTCGCTCGAGCCGACCGGCGGGTAG
- the mutS gene encoding DNA mismatch repair protein MutS: MDPALGPPDAMAEKRDELTPMMRQYHDLCARYDDALVLFQVGDFYETFCGAAERTARLLEVALTSREDSTGEYPMSGIPIDNAESYIEELLEAGYRVAVADQIEEPGESPGVVERAVTRVITPGTLTEDELLASDDNNFVAAVARDGTDLALALLDVSTGDFLATSSATREAVADEVSRFDPPEAVVGPDAPADLFPETCMVTPFEADAFDRERAGETVSRYFRNPDALLASDAEIRACGALLSYAEYVRGGEHEGERGGTTDADADDTEPEDADDARLEYITHLTRYDPREYLLLDAVALRSLELFEPRAVRGREDATLVGVLDETACALGGRKLRDWIRRPLLQPDRIEARLDAVEELTSGVRRRERLHELLRDVYDLERLIGRISRERANARDLRSLRDTLAVVPDVRDQLADADCDRLRQLHADLDPLADVRELIDDAIVSDPPIEITEGGIVAEEYDADLDDLRGTARDGKRWIDDLEERERERTGVDSLKVGYNSVHGYYIEVTNPNLEAVPDDYQRRQTLKNSERFVTPELKDREDEIVGAEERADELEYELFCDVRGDVADEVERVQGLADALATLDALVSLATAAAQYDYCRPEIAARDDGEGLEIDVEGGRHPVVERTQESFVPNGARFSPGRRLAVITGPNMSGKSTYMRQVAQIVLLAQVGSFVPARSARITPVDRIFTRVGASDDIAGGRSTFMVEMDELATILREADERSLVLLDEVGRGTSTADGLAIAQAITEHIHGVVGATTLFATHHHPLTELADDLEAAFALHFEVEQDDGEVVFHHEIAPGAATGSYGVEVATAAGVPESVVERSRELAAENATDEAAGGSSSDDPTTDETAPATATADGGERATASRSASNHDTDPSADVAAELRSLEVAHLTPVEALTELDRLRRLLEE, from the coding sequence ATGGATCCGGCGCTTGGCCCGCCCGACGCGATGGCCGAGAAGCGCGACGAGCTAACGCCGATGATGCGGCAGTACCACGATCTCTGTGCGCGCTACGACGACGCGCTCGTCCTCTTCCAGGTCGGCGACTTCTACGAGACCTTCTGCGGCGCCGCCGAACGCACCGCGCGGCTGCTCGAAGTGGCGCTGACCAGCCGCGAGGACAGCACCGGCGAGTACCCGATGAGCGGCATCCCGATCGACAACGCCGAGTCGTACATCGAGGAGTTGCTCGAGGCCGGCTACCGCGTCGCCGTGGCGGACCAGATCGAAGAGCCCGGCGAGTCGCCGGGGGTCGTCGAGCGCGCGGTCACGCGCGTGATCACCCCCGGGACGCTCACCGAGGACGAACTGCTCGCGAGCGACGACAACAACTTCGTGGCCGCGGTCGCGCGGGACGGCACCGATCTCGCGCTCGCCCTGCTCGACGTCTCGACCGGCGACTTTCTCGCGACGAGTTCCGCGACGCGGGAGGCGGTCGCCGACGAGGTGAGCCGGTTCGATCCCCCCGAGGCCGTCGTCGGCCCGGACGCGCCCGCGGACCTCTTTCCCGAGACCTGCATGGTGACGCCGTTCGAGGCCGACGCGTTCGATCGCGAGCGCGCGGGAGAGACGGTGTCGCGATACTTCCGCAATCCCGACGCCCTGCTCGCCAGCGACGCCGAGATTCGGGCCTGCGGCGCGCTGCTCTCCTACGCGGAGTACGTTCGCGGCGGCGAACACGAGGGCGAGCGCGGCGGTACCACCGATGCCGACGCGGACGACACCGAACCCGAGGACGCCGACGACGCTCGCCTCGAGTACATCACGCACCTCACCCGCTACGATCCCCGAGAGTACCTGCTGCTGGACGCCGTCGCGCTGCGGAGCCTCGAACTGTTCGAACCGCGGGCCGTCCGCGGCCGCGAGGACGCGACGCTCGTCGGCGTGTTGGACGAGACGGCCTGCGCGCTGGGCGGCCGCAAACTGCGGGACTGGATTCGCCGCCCGCTGCTTCAGCCGGACCGGATCGAGGCGCGACTGGACGCGGTCGAGGAGCTGACGTCGGGCGTCCGGCGTCGAGAGCGGCTCCACGAACTGCTGCGTGACGTCTACGACTTGGAGCGCCTGATCGGTCGGATCTCCCGCGAGCGAGCCAACGCGCGGGACCTGCGCTCCCTCCGCGATACGCTGGCCGTCGTTCCCGACGTTCGAGACCAGCTCGCCGACGCCGACTGCGATCGCCTCCGGCAGCTACACGCCGATCTCGATCCGCTCGCCGACGTTCGCGAACTGATCGACGACGCCATCGTTTCCGATCCGCCGATCGAGATCACCGAGGGCGGCATCGTCGCCGAGGAGTACGACGCGGACTTAGACGACCTCCGCGGAACCGCGCGGGACGGCAAGCGGTGGATCGACGACCTCGAGGAGCGCGAGCGCGAGCGGACCGGCGTCGACTCGCTGAAGGTCGGCTATAACTCGGTCCACGGCTACTACATCGAGGTCACGAACCCGAACCTCGAGGCCGTGCCCGACGACTACCAGCGCCGCCAGACCCTGAAGAACTCGGAGCGGTTCGTCACGCCGGAGCTCAAGGACCGCGAGGACGAGATCGTCGGCGCGGAGGAGCGCGCGGACGAACTCGAGTACGAGCTCTTCTGCGACGTTCGCGGCGACGTCGCCGACGAAGTCGAGCGCGTCCAGGGGCTCGCCGACGCGCTCGCGACGCTCGACGCGCTCGTCTCGCTCGCGACCGCCGCGGCCCAGTACGACTACTGCCGGCCGGAGATCGCAGCGCGCGACGACGGCGAGGGGCTCGAGATCGACGTCGAGGGCGGCCGCCACCCCGTCGTCGAGCGCACCCAGGAGTCGTTCGTCCCGAACGGCGCTCGGTTCTCGCCCGGTCGGCGGCTGGCGGTGATCACGGGGCCGAACATGTCGGGCAAATCGACCTATATGCGCCAGGTCGCCCAGATCGTCCTGCTGGCGCAGGTCGGCAGCTTCGTCCCCGCCCGGTCGGCCCGGATCACGCCCGTCGACCGGATCTTCACCCGCGTCGGCGCCAGCGACGATATCGCGGGCGGGCGCTCGACGTTCATGGTCGAGATGGACGAACTCGCGACCATCCTCCGGGAGGCCGACGAGCGCTCGCTGGTCCTTCTGGACGAGGTCGGCCGCGGCACCTCGACGGCCGACGGCCTCGCCATCGCGCAGGCGATCACCGAGCACATCCACGGCGTGGTCGGCGCGACGACGCTCTTTGCGACCCACCACCATCCGCTGACCGAACTCGCGGACGACCTCGAGGCCGCGTTCGCGCTCCACTTCGAGGTCGAGCAGGACGACGGCGAGGTCGTCTTCCACCACGAGATCGCCCCCGGCGCGGCGACGGGCTCCTACGGCGTCGAGGTCGCGACCGCCGCGGGCGTTCCCGAGTCGGTCGTCGAGCGCTCGCGGGAACTGGCCGCCGAAAACGCCACCGACGAGGCCGCGGGCGGATCCTCGAGCGACGATCCGACTACCGACGAAACTGCGCCCGCCACGGCGACGGCCGACGGCGGCGAGCGGGCGACGGCGTCGCGATCCGCGTCGAACCACGATACCGACCCGTCGGCCGACGTCGCCGCCGAACTTCGGTCGCTCGAGGTGGCCCACCTCACGCCGGTCGAGGCACTGACGGAACTCGATCGGCTACGGCGGCTGCTCGAGGAGTGA
- a CDS encoding DoxX family membrane protein, whose protein sequence is MKLPSRIRQRRSTDATDRSDASADGTPLAQTTLFRLGRVLFGGILAFNAIDNLRNLDGRIAYAESKNAPAPDLTVPAVSGGLLLGGIGIALWRIPSAAAAAVVGFLVSTTPVMHDFWNVEDPEQKQQQLIHFLKNTALLGAALAFLKVGQRRD, encoded by the coding sequence ATGAAACTCCCGTCTCGAATTCGGCAGCGACGCAGCACCGACGCGACCGACCGGTCCGACGCGAGTGCGGACGGGACGCCGCTCGCTCAAACGACGCTGTTCCGCCTCGGACGCGTTCTGTTCGGCGGCATCCTCGCGTTCAACGCGATCGACAACCTCCGGAATCTCGACGGGCGAATCGCGTACGCCGAATCCAAGAACGCGCCGGCTCCGGATCTCACCGTCCCCGCAGTGAGCGGCGGTCTCCTGCTCGGCGGGATCGGCATCGCCCTGTGGCGAATTCCGTCCGCGGCCGCCGCGGCGGTCGTGGGGTTCCTGGTCAGCACCACCCCGGTGATGCACGACTTCTGGAACGTCGAGGACCCCGAACAGAAACAGCAGCAACTCATTCACTTCCTGAAAAACACCGCCCTTCTCGGGGCCGCCCTCGCGTTCCTGAAGGTCGGGCAGCGTCGGGACTGA
- a CDS encoding YbhB/YbcL family Raf kinase inhibitor-like protein, with translation MTDLTLTSPEFDDGERIPDQYGHDAANVNPPLEIDGVPDEAVSLALIVDDPDAVEPAGTVWDHWIVWNILPETTTIPEDWDPDDAMEGTNDFGEPGYGGPSPPDREHKYRFTLYALDTTLDLESDTDAADLESAIDGHVIARTLLEGTYPAD, from the coding sequence ATGACAGATCTCACCCTCACGAGCCCCGAATTCGACGACGGCGAACGAATCCCCGACCAGTACGGCCACGACGCGGCGAACGTCAACCCGCCGCTCGAGATCGACGGCGTCCCCGACGAGGCGGTGTCGCTCGCGCTGATCGTGGACGATCCCGACGCGGTCGAACCCGCAGGAACGGTCTGGGATCACTGGATCGTCTGGAATATCCTGCCCGAGACGACGACGATTCCGGAAGACTGGGATCCCGACGACGCGATGGAGGGAACGAACGACTTCGGCGAGCCCGGCTACGGCGGGCCGAGTCCGCCGGACCGGGAGCACAAGTATCGGTTCACGCTCTACGCGCTGGACACGACGCTCGACCTCGAGTCCGATACCGACGCCGCCGACCTCGAGTCGGCGATCGACGGACACGTGATCGCACGGACGCTGCTCGAGGGGACGTACCCGGCGGACTGA
- a CDS encoding beta-CASP ribonuclease aCPSF1 — MSTVEQQLDDLKAEITSELPSDISVSSVKYEGPELVVYTRDPKKFAQQGDLIRKLASKLRKRITVRPDPSVLSRPDEAREKIMNVIPEEAGVTDLDFHADTGEVVIEAAKPGMVIGRHGSTLRDITKNVGWTPEVVRTPPIESSTVSNVRSYLKQERDERRDILERVGRQIHREEMSDDEYVRITTLGCCREVGRASFIISTPETRILVDCGDKPGAEGEVPYLHIPEALGAGAQTIDAVVLTHAHLDHSALIPLLFKYGYDGPIYCTEPTRDLMGLLTLDYLDVAAKEGRTPPYESEQVREAIKHCIPLEYGDVTDIAPDVKLTFHNAGHILGSAVSHFHIGDGLYNVAFSGDIHYEDTRLFNGAVNDFPRVETLVLESTYGGRNDYQTDQEDSERNLKQVIKDTYERDGKVVIPAFAVGRSQEIMLVLEEAMRKGEIPSMPVHLDGMIWEATAIHTTYPEYLRDDLRDRIFHEDENPFLADEFNHIDGGEEERQDVADGGPCIILSTSGMVTGGPIMSWLSHIGPDPDSTLVFVGYQAQGTLGRRIQNGWDEIPTSEVGAMGNGGGRGTLSLNMDVETVDGFSGHADRAGLENFVKTMNPRPEKVLCVHGDERSTQDLSSALYHDYNMRTFAPKNLETFRFL, encoded by the coding sequence ATGAGCACTGTAGAGCAGCAACTCGACGATCTGAAAGCAGAGATCACGAGCGAGTTACCGAGCGATATCTCGGTTTCCTCGGTGAAATACGAAGGCCCGGAACTGGTCGTGTACACGCGCGATCCGAAGAAGTTCGCCCAGCAGGGCGACCTCATCCGGAAACTCGCGAGCAAACTCCGCAAGCGGATCACCGTCCGCCCGGACCCGAGCGTCCTCTCCCGACCCGACGAGGCTCGCGAGAAGATCATGAACGTCATCCCGGAGGAGGCCGGCGTCACCGACCTCGACTTCCACGCCGACACCGGCGAGGTCGTCATCGAGGCCGCAAAGCCCGGCATGGTCATCGGCCGCCACGGGTCGACGCTCCGCGACATCACGAAGAACGTCGGCTGGACGCCCGAAGTCGTCCGGACGCCGCCGATCGAGTCCTCCACCGTCTCGAACGTCCGGAGCTACCTCAAGCAGGAACGCGACGAGCGCCGGGACATCTTAGAGCGCGTCGGCCGGCAGATCCACCGCGAGGAGATGTCCGACGACGAGTACGTCCGCATCACGACGCTGGGCTGCTGTCGCGAGGTCGGACGCGCTTCCTTCATCATCTCGACGCCCGAGACGCGCATTCTCGTCGACTGTGGTGACAAACCCGGCGCCGAGGGCGAGGTTCCGTATCTCCACATTCCCGAGGCGCTCGGCGCGGGCGCCCAGACGATCGACGCGGTCGTCCTCACGCACGCTCACCTCGACCACTCCGCGCTGATTCCCCTCCTCTTCAAGTACGGCTACGACGGCCCGATCTACTGTACCGAACCGACGCGGGATCTGATGGGCCTGCTCACGCTCGACTACCTCGACGTCGCGGCCAAGGAGGGACGAACCCCGCCCTACGAGAGCGAACAGGTCCGCGAGGCGATCAAACACTGCATCCCCCTCGAGTACGGCGACGTCACCGACATCGCGCCGGACGTCAAGCTCACGTTCCACAACGCGGGCCACATTCTCGGCTCGGCCGTCTCGCACTTCCACATCGGCGACGGCCTCTACAACGTCGCGTTCTCCGGCGACATCCACTACGAGGACACGCGGCTGTTCAACGGCGCGGTCAACGACTTCCCGCGCGTCGAGACGCTCGTCCTCGAGTCGACCTACGGCGGTCGCAACGACTACCAGACCGACCAGGAGGACTCCGAGCGCAACCTGAAACAGGTCATCAAGGACACCTACGAGCGCGACGGCAAGGTCGTCATCCCGGCCTTCGCGGTCGGCCGCTCACAGGAGATCATGCTCGTCCTCGAGGAGGCGATGCGCAAGGGCGAGATCCCCTCGATGCCGGTCCACCTGGACGGGATGATCTGGGAGGCGACCGCGATCCACACGACCTACCCCGAGTACCTTCGCGACGACCTCCGGGACCGCATCTTCCACGAGGACGAGAACCCCTTCCTCGCCGACGAGTTCAACCACATCGACGGCGGCGAGGAGGAGCGCCAGGACGTCGCCGACGGCGGCCCCTGCATCATCCTCTCGACGTCCGGTATGGTCACCGGCGGCCCGATCATGTCCTGGCTCAGCCACATCGGACCCGATCCGGACTCGACGCTCGTCTTCGTCGGCTACCAGGCGCAGGGGACTCTCGGTCGACGGATCCAGAACGGCTGGGACGAGATCCCGACCAGCGAAGTCGGCGCCATGGGCAACGGCGGCGGCCGCGGCACCCTCTCGCTGAACATGGACGTCGAGACCGTCGACGGCTTCTCCGGTCACGCCGACCGCGCCGGCCTCGAGAACTTCGTCAAGACGATGAACCCGCGCCCCGAGAAGGTCCTCTGCGTCCACGGCGACGAACGCTCCACCCAGGACCTCTCT